In Anaerolineales bacterium, the following proteins share a genomic window:
- the efp gene encoding elongation factor P produces the protein MIDVNELRKGVTFELDGNLYKVLDYSHNKTGRGNANIRIKARNLQTGSNIERTFNSGQSVQDVRLDFHNVSYLYNDGDFYHFMDNTTFEQPAVSAKMLGETALYLKEGMEVKLTFYNGAPLDVEFPSTVDLKVVEAETAIRGDTATGVTKKVVTETGLEVQCPQFVKVGDVIRINTETGEYTTRV, from the coding sequence ATGATTGACGTCAACGAATTACGAAAAGGGGTCACCTTCGAACTGGATGGCAACCTCTACAAAGTATTGGATTACAGCCACAACAAGACTGGGCGCGGCAACGCCAACATCCGCATCAAAGCCCGCAACCTACAAACCGGGTCGAACATCGAACGGACATTTAACTCCGGTCAATCGGTGCAGGATGTGAGACTTGATTTTCACAACGTGTCATACCTGTATAACGACGGCGACTTTTATCACTTCATGGACAATACAACCTTTGAGCAACCTGCCGTCAGCGCCAAAATGCTCGGCGAGACCGCCCTCTATCTCAAAGAAGGCATGGAAGTCAAACTGACTTTTTACAACGGCGCGCCGCTTGATGTGGAATTCCCTTCCACCGTTGACCTCAAAGTAGTCGAAGCCGAAACCGCCATCCGCGGCGACACTGCCACCGGCGTAACTAAAAAAGTGGTCACCGAAACCGGCTTGGAAGTTCAATGCCCGCAATTCGTCAAAGTGGGCGATGTGATCCGCATCAACACCGAGACCGGCGAATACACCACCCGCGTATAA
- a CDS encoding DinB family protein produces MSLTLLLDLDDTLLNTNLHAFMPAYFQALTDHVCGHVSSEKFMYALIGGVNCMNDNEDPRRALREVFEDYFYPALGLPKGELQDVLEDFYDREFPKLASHTTRMPGARELIEWASKSNVRVAIANDPLFPAKATHHRLRWAGFEPEQFELVSAFEDFHFTKSRPAYYAEVLGRLGWREGPLLMAGNDVHRDILPAQRLGLKTFFVGRELASHLDGAAGSGSLADLRRWLDSADPSALEPDYKSRDATLATLLSTPAVLPTLIQPLTDVDCRHEPTRDDWAMIEIVCHLRDTEREVHALQVDLMLDKDDAFIPRPDAGVWASERDYLHEDPAAALKEFGAARVALLDKVKNMPDEIWDRKVRHAIFGPSNFSEVLSFAADHDRLHIQQAWKTLRSLADKRVQSI; encoded by the coding sequence ATGTCACTTACCTTACTGCTCGATCTTGACGACACCCTCCTCAATACGAATTTGCACGCCTTCATGCCCGCCTATTTTCAGGCGTTGACAGATCACGTGTGCGGACATGTCTCTTCCGAAAAATTCATGTACGCGCTTATCGGCGGCGTGAACTGTATGAACGACAACGAAGACCCGCGCCGCGCGTTGCGCGAGGTCTTCGAAGATTATTTTTACCCGGCGTTAGGTTTGCCAAAGGGTGAATTGCAAGATGTGCTGGAAGATTTCTACGACCGCGAATTCCCCAAACTTGCCTCGCACACTACGCGTATGCCGGGCGCGCGCGAACTTATAGAGTGGGCAAGCAAGTCCAATGTGCGCGTTGCCATTGCCAACGACCCGTTGTTTCCGGCAAAAGCCACCCATCATCGTTTGCGCTGGGCGGGGTTCGAGCCCGAACAATTCGAATTGGTATCTGCCTTTGAGGATTTTCATTTCACCAAATCGCGCCCGGCGTATTACGCGGAAGTATTAGGACGCCTCGGCTGGCGGGAAGGTCCTCTGCTGATGGCAGGGAATGACGTTCACCGCGATATTCTCCCCGCGCAACGATTGGGATTGAAAACATTTTTCGTGGGACGTGAACTCGCTTCCCATCTGGACGGGGCGGCTGGTTCCGGTTCGTTGGCGGATCTACGCCGCTGGCTTGACTCAGCCGACCCGTCCGCGCTTGAACCGGATTACAAATCCCGCGACGCGACGCTGGCGACATTATTGTCCACGCCGGCCGTCCTCCCGACATTGATCCAACCATTGACGGACGTGGATTGCCGCCATGAACCCACCCGCGACGATTGGGCGATGATCGAGATCGTGTGTCATTTGCGCGATACCGAGCGTGAAGTGCACGCCTTGCAAGTTGACTTGATGCTGGACAAGGACGACGCGTTCATTCCGCGGCCGGATGCCGGCGTTTGGGCGAGCGAACGCGACTATCTACATGAAGATCCTGCCGCGGCGTTGAAGGAGTTTGGCGCGGCGCGCGTCGCGTTGTTGGATAAAGTGAAAAATATGCCGGATGAAATCTGGGATCGTAAAGTCCGCCATGCAATTTTTGGTCCGTCGAATTTTTCGGAAGTGCTGAGCTTCGCCGCCGACCATGACCGTTTGCATATACAACAGGCTTGGAAAACCCTGCGGTCGCTTGCCGATAAGCGCGTCCAATCCATCTAA
- the fabF gene encoding beta-ketoacyl-ACP synthase II, producing the protein MMRKRVVVTGMGCISPVGNTVKETWASLLAGKSGAGPITHFDASKHKTRFAAEVKGFDPVAFFSAREARKMDRFTQFATVAAMEALAQAGLKIDESNRDRVGVVIGTGIGGIGTIMEQAAVLHERGVDRVSPFLIPMMISDSAAGMIAIRFGARGPNMSIATACATGSNTIGEAAEMIRRGSADAIVAGGAEGALVPITMAGMNVIGALSTRNDDPQSASRPFDKDRDGFLMGEGAGVVILESLESANARGAAILAEINGYGTSDDAHHVSAPAENGAGAALSMQFALDDAGLGVGDIQYINAHGTSTYLNDKSETAAIKTVFGETAYSIPVSSTKSMTGHLLGASGAVEAIFSILAIREGIIPPTINYHTPDPECDLDYVPNQPRKAALRHVMSNSFGFGGHNATLVVGQFAE; encoded by the coding sequence ATGATGAGGAAGCGAGTTGTCGTCACGGGGATGGGATGCATCAGCCCTGTTGGGAATACGGTGAAGGAGACGTGGGCGTCCTTGCTAGCGGGGAAGTCTGGCGCGGGACCCATCACGCATTTCGATGCCAGCAAGCATAAGACGCGTTTTGCCGCTGAAGTGAAGGGATTCGACCCAGTTGCCTTTTTCAGCGCGCGTGAGGCGCGTAAGATGGATCGCTTTACCCAATTCGCTACAGTAGCGGCGATGGAAGCGTTGGCGCAAGCCGGTTTGAAAATTGACGAATCGAATCGCGACCGTGTGGGCGTCGTGATCGGCACCGGCATTGGCGGCATTGGCACGATCATGGAGCAGGCGGCTGTACTGCACGAGCGCGGCGTTGACCGCGTCAGCCCGTTCCTCATCCCGATGATGATCTCGGATAGCGCGGCGGGGATGATCGCCATCCGCTTCGGCGCACGCGGCCCGAATATGTCTATTGCGACGGCGTGCGCAACGGGCAGTAATACCATCGGGGAAGCCGCTGAAATGATTCGTCGAGGTTCGGCTGACGCGATCGTCGCGGGCGGAGCGGAAGGCGCGCTGGTTCCCATTACGATGGCGGGGATGAATGTCATCGGCGCGTTGTCTACGCGGAACGATGATCCGCAGAGCGCGTCGCGACCGTTCGACAAAGACCGCGACGGCTTTTTGATGGGGGAGGGCGCGGGCGTGGTGATCCTTGAATCGCTTGAGTCGGCAAACGCACGCGGCGCGGCGATCCTTGCGGAGATCAACGGTTACGGAACCTCGGACGACGCGCACCACGTCTCTGCGCCGGCGGAAAACGGAGCGGGCGCTGCGCTTTCGATGCAGTTTGCGCTCGATGACGCGGGTCTAGGCGTTGGCGATATCCAGTACATCAATGCGCATGGAACTTCCACGTATTTGAACGACAAAAGTGAAACTGCGGCGATCAAGACCGTGTTTGGCGAAACGGCATACTCGATCCCCGTATCTTCAACAAAATCCATGACCGGGCATTTGCTCGGCGCGTCCGGCGCGGTGGAGGCGATCTTTTCCATCCTTGCCATCCGCGAAGGGATTATCCCGCCAACGATCAATTACCACACGCCGGACCCGGAATGCGATCTCGATTATGTGCCGAACCAACCGCGCAAGGCTGCGCTTAGACATGTCATGTCGAATTCATTCGGGTTTGGCGGTCACAATGCGACGTTGGTTGTGGGGCAGTTTGCGGAATAG
- a CDS encoding beta-ketoacyl-ACP synthase III, translated as MPNAHITGWGMAVPETIMTNDELKEFVETSDEWIRERTGIRERRIARETDFTSTLAVDAAIQALKVANVRPTDIDLVICSTSTPEYLFPATACLIQDQLGATRAGAFDLLAACSGFIYALNMAAQSIRSGSIKTALVIGSETLSRFVNWKDRNTCILFGDGAGAFVLQASERPGGVLSAVMHSDGSGGDLLTLPGGGSRNPITETTYHEGKHYIQMDGKEVFRFATRVMASATQEALDAAGLKVDDIRWVVPHQANIRIIEAAARGLKLPMDRFIVNLDKYGNTSTASIPIAMVEAVENGQIQSGDKFVMVGFGAGLTWGALAAEWTGPIPSKGHVRPEQYRTLGRVRSIVRRFIRFIEGLLYRREL; from the coding sequence ATGCCAAATGCACATATCACGGGCTGGGGGATGGCAGTGCCTGAAACGATCATGACCAATGACGAACTGAAGGAGTTTGTCGAAACCAGCGACGAGTGGATTCGCGAACGCACCGGCATCCGCGAACGGCGCATTGCCCGCGAGACGGATTTTACCTCCACGCTGGCGGTGGACGCTGCGATTCAAGCCCTTAAAGTGGCGAACGTCCGCCCAACGGACATTGACCTGGTCATTTGCTCCACCTCCACGCCGGAATATCTCTTTCCCGCGACGGCTTGTCTGATCCAAGATCAACTGGGCGCGACGCGAGCCGGCGCATTCGATCTATTGGCGGCGTGCTCGGGATTCATCTATGCGTTGAATATGGCGGCTCAATCCATTCGGAGCGGCTCGATCAAGACCGCGCTGGTCATCGGCTCTGAGACGCTTTCGCGCTTCGTCAATTGGAAGGATCGCAACACGTGCATCCTTTTCGGCGACGGCGCGGGCGCATTTGTCTTGCAGGCAAGCGAGCGACCCGGCGGTGTTCTCTCGGCGGTGATGCACTCGGACGGTTCGGGCGGGGATCTGTTAACACTGCCCGGCGGCGGGAGCCGAAACCCAATCACCGAAACGACGTACCATGAAGGCAAGCATTACATCCAAATGGACGGCAAAGAGGTTTTCCGTTTTGCCACGCGCGTGATGGCGTCTGCCACGCAAGAAGCGCTCGATGCGGCGGGGCTGAAAGTGGACGATATCCGCTGGGTGGTGCCGCATCAGGCAAACATCCGCATCATCGAAGCAGCGGCGCGCGGACTCAAACTCCCGATGGATCGGTTTATCGTCAATCTGGATAAATATGGCAACACTTCCACGGCATCCATTCCCATTGCGATGGTGGAAGCGGTCGAAAATGGACAGATCCAATCCGGCGACAAGTTCGTGATGGTGGGCTTCGGCGCGGGACTCACGTGGGGCGCGCTCGCGGCAGAGTGGACAGGTCCCATCCCAAGCAAAGGACACGTGCGCCCCGAACAATATCGCACGCTGGGCAGAGTGCGCTCGATCGTGCGGCGTTTCATTCGCTTTATCGAAGGGTTGCTGTATCGCCGCGAACTATAA
- a CDS encoding twin-arginine translocase TatA/TatE family subunit gives MLGLPRGSEWIIILLIVILLFGPGRIGKIAGELGKGIRSFRDGLSEGKQDENSTDSSGNTEPK, from the coding sequence ATGCTTGGATTACCGCGTGGATCGGAATGGATCATTATTTTGCTGATCGTCATTCTGTTGTTTGGACCCGGACGAATCGGAAAGATCGCCGGCGAACTAGGAAAAGGAATCCGTTCATTTCGTGACGGGTTAAGCGAAGGAAAGCAAGACGAAAATTCAACCGACTCATCGGGTAACACCGAACCGAAATAG
- a CDS encoding MgtC/SapB family protein, with product MDPILTENLIKLGMAILVGGVIGAEREYQDKAAGFRTIILITVGSTLFTIFSLSTDPGFTQTRIAANIVTGIGFLGAGAIIREHGKVGGLTTAATIWLSAALGMGIGAGQLVFVSISTLVILIVLLVFPQIEKRIDRIRESRTYKITLASGTGKGFEKVNRALEANSLAIFERRQTKTERSITSIWRVSGSPGNHEKFVEALLKDKDVKELDY from the coding sequence ATGGATCCAATCCTTACCGAAAATCTTATCAAACTTGGCATGGCGATTCTAGTCGGCGGAGTGATCGGCGCAGAACGCGAGTATCAAGATAAAGCGGCGGGTTTCCGCACGATCATTTTGATCACCGTCGGCTCGACGCTCTTCACGATCTTTTCACTGAGCACGGATCCCGGCTTCACTCAAACACGCATTGCGGCAAACATCGTTACCGGCATCGGCTTTCTTGGCGCGGGCGCGATCATCCGGGAGCATGGCAAGGTTGGCGGGTTGACCACTGCCGCGACGATCTGGCTTTCCGCCGCGCTCGGCATGGGAATCGGCGCAGGTCAGTTGGTTTTCGTTTCAATATCCACGCTGGTCATATTGATCGTCTTACTGGTTTTCCCGCAAATCGAAAAACGGATTGATCGAATCCGTGAATCGAGAACCTATAAGATTACGCTCGCATCGGGAACCGGAAAAGGATTTGAAAAAGTCAACCGCGCTCTTGAGGCGAATTCACTCGCTATCTTCGAGCGGCGCCAAACGAAGACAGAACGCTCGATTACCAGCATTTGGCGCGTGAGCGGCTCACCGGGCAACCATGAAAAATTCGTCGAAGCGCTGTTGAAGGACAAAGATGTGAAAGAGCTGGATTATTAG
- a CDS encoding thioredoxin domain-containing protein, giving the protein MPNHLINENSPYLLQHASNPVEWFPWGEAALNKARAENKPIFLSIGYAACHWCHVMERESFEDSQTAAIMNEHFVNIKVDREERPDIDSIYMQATVAMTGSGGWPMSVFLTPDLKPFFAGTYFPPVRRYNMPSFKEVLSSIAKAWHEDIQKVNRVGNQVIEHIRPPMHKPENRNEITAEALEAAIKNLLDSYDWGYGGWGSAPKFPQPMTIEFLLRRSTTVTTQRDQILKAATHALNAMSRGGMYDVVGGGFSRYSVDNFWKTPHFEKMTYDNAQLALAYLHGYMVTGNTDYRRVCEETLDFVMRELTHSEGGFFSSLDADSEGEEGKFYVWTQDELEGVLGSEFEFFKAAYGITPSGNWESKTILQRALDDSTLSARFKMEPEELWQKLSKCHSRLLEARSSRIRPATDDKVLVMWNSLMLKTFAEAGRYLNRQDYLQVAIRNARFLLNKLYVNDRLHRSWREGQAKHNAYLEDYAGLILALLSLYQSDPNKEWYHSALKLADEMVEHFVDPNGGFFDTRDDHETLLVRPKDIQDNATPSGNALAATALLELAAYGDRTDWRDLAEEMLSSVYGAMLRYPTAFAQWLCAADFAVGPTREVVIIGDAQHIETNELLKTLWKTFRPRQVTAISNYPPEPDAPALLKDRPLLKGLPTAYVCQGFVCLQPVNSPSEMESQLAGISNP; this is encoded by the coding sequence ATGCCCAATCATTTAATCAACGAAAATTCCCCCTATCTCCTGCAGCACGCCTCCAACCCCGTTGAGTGGTTTCCGTGGGGAGAGGCAGCCTTAAACAAAGCCCGCGCCGAAAATAAACCCATTTTCCTTTCCATCGGATACGCCGCCTGCCATTGGTGTCACGTCATGGAGCGCGAATCATTTGAAGACTCACAGACTGCGGCAATCATGAACGAACACTTTGTCAACATCAAAGTAGACCGGGAGGAACGCCCCGATATCGATTCGATTTACATGCAAGCCACCGTTGCCATGACCGGCTCAGGAGGCTGGCCCATGTCGGTTTTCCTCACCCCCGACTTAAAGCCCTTTTTCGCCGGCACCTACTTCCCCCCCGTTCGACGCTACAACATGCCTTCCTTTAAGGAAGTGCTATCCAGCATCGCCAAGGCATGGCATGAAGACATTCAAAAAGTTAATCGAGTGGGAAATCAGGTGATCGAACATATCCGTCCGCCCATGCACAAGCCCGAGAACAGGAATGAAATAACGGCAGAAGCTCTCGAAGCAGCTATAAAGAACCTGCTTGATTCTTACGATTGGGGATATGGAGGCTGGGGCTCAGCGCCCAAATTTCCGCAACCCATGACAATCGAATTTCTTCTACGCCGGTCAACCACCGTTACAACCCAACGCGATCAAATACTAAAGGCTGCCACTCATGCATTAAATGCAATGTCACGCGGCGGGATGTATGATGTTGTCGGCGGTGGTTTCTCCCGTTATAGTGTCGATAATTTTTGGAAAACGCCTCACTTTGAAAAAATGACATATGATAATGCCCAATTAGCCCTGGCATATCTACACGGGTATATGGTCACGGGCAACACAGACTATCGCAGGGTTTGCGAGGAGACGCTGGATTTTGTCATGCGCGAATTGACTCATTCAGAAGGTGGATTTTTTAGCAGTCTGGATGCAGACTCGGAAGGTGAAGAGGGAAAATTCTATGTCTGGACACAAGACGAACTCGAGGGAGTGCTCGGTTCGGAATTCGAATTTTTCAAAGCCGCATATGGCATTACCCCATCTGGGAACTGGGAAAGTAAAACCATCCTGCAACGTGCTCTGGATGATTCCACGCTTTCAGCCCGATTCAAAATGGAGCCAGAAGAACTTTGGCAGAAATTATCCAAATGTCATTCAAGACTTTTGGAAGCAAGAAGTTCACGCATCCGCCCTGCTACTGACGACAAAGTGCTGGTGATGTGGAACTCCCTGATGCTCAAAACCTTTGCAGAGGCTGGGCGTTATTTGAATAGGCAGGATTATCTTCAAGTTGCAATTCGAAACGCACGATTCTTGTTGAATAAATTATATGTAAATGATCGGCTTCACCGATCCTGGCGGGAAGGACAGGCAAAGCATAATGCCTATCTGGAAGACTATGCCGGTCTGATCTTGGCGCTTTTATCGCTGTATCAATCCGATCCGAATAAGGAATGGTATCATTCGGCTTTGAAACTCGCAGATGAAATGGTCGAACATTTCGTTGATCCCAATGGAGGTTTTTTCGACACACGTGATGATCATGAAACCCTCCTTGTACGTCCGAAAGATATTCAAGATAATGCCACTCCATCCGGAAACGCATTAGCTGCTACTGCCCTACTTGAGCTCGCAGCGTATGGAGATCGGACGGATTGGCGAGATCTAGCCGAGGAGATGCTTTCCTCAGTATATGGAGCGATGCTACGTTATCCAACTGCTTTTGCACAATGGTTGTGCGCTGCCGATTTTGCTGTCGGTCCAACTCGTGAGGTGGTAATTATTGGTGACGCACAGCATATCGAAACCAATGAATTGTTGAAAACCCTCTGGAAAACGTTCCGACCCCGGCAGGTAACGGCGATTTCCAATTACCCGCCGGAGCCGGATGCGCCAGCCTTACTGAAGGATAGACCATTATTGAAGGGTCTTCCCACAGCATATGTGTGTCAGGGATTTGTTTGTTTACAGCCAGTCAATTCGCCAAGTGAGATGGAGTCCCAACTGGCGGGTATCTCAAATCCTTAG
- a CDS encoding tetratricopeptide repeat protein: MKIAERHARHYMAYAYEHRDDWDWFDDEWGQIQRAWEWVKHQDASLTVTFIRIFESFLDRRSLWQDEIAWAKEGVGLAEQTGDQRQKSIFLNYLGITYANIGQVHQSIEVLEEAAKIGEEIQNDSLLFDSLTNIGSSLHRLGRTEEAVNYYNRALEIATKLGENERKANAISNIALAFSYMGQIHRSVELFEQALELVRSARNPRQKIIILNNLGVAHQNLGNIKKALRNFEEVVSLTRQSGYRQFEASAIGNMGLCEYRLGHMDEAIKYYSRQLELERRTGDRRGEANALRNIGLAYAGMSESQKAIDYYERSLEIALEIGDLAGEGTTYGNLGGVYRNLGDSQKALDYYMKRLEIAEKVGDVRRQAIGYGGIGNLYFDARNLDKALYYYEKAFAIAKEVGDRNAQATWAWNIGLIHELAGNLQKATEYISITVNFELEIGHVNARRDQEYLKRLQYKTSESNRQSEE; the protein is encoded by the coding sequence ATGAAAATTGCAGAACGGCATGCACGCCATTATATGGCTTATGCATATGAGCATAGGGACGATTGGGATTGGTTTGATGATGAGTGGGGGCAAATTCAACGGGCCTGGGAATGGGTCAAACATCAGGACGCGTCGTTAACAGTAACCTTTATTCGAATATTCGAATCATTCCTTGATCGCCGAAGCTTATGGCAGGATGAGATAGCCTGGGCTAAAGAAGGCGTTGGACTTGCCGAACAAACAGGCGATCAGCGACAAAAATCCATATTTCTCAATTACCTGGGCATTACCTATGCAAATATCGGCCAGGTTCATCAAAGCATTGAGGTTCTCGAGGAAGCGGCGAAGATCGGAGAAGAAATCCAAAATGATTCGCTCTTGTTCGATTCCCTGACCAATATCGGAAGTTCACTTCATCGTCTGGGACGCACAGAAGAAGCTGTCAATTATTACAACCGTGCGCTGGAGATTGCCACAAAGTTGGGAGAAAATGAACGAAAAGCAAATGCCATCTCAAACATCGCTCTGGCCTTTTCCTATATGGGACAGATACATCGATCAGTGGAATTGTTCGAGCAGGCACTCGAATTGGTACGGTCCGCAAGAAATCCCAGACAGAAAATTATCATCCTAAATAACCTTGGTGTTGCCCATCAAAATTTAGGCAATATTAAGAAAGCTTTGAGAAATTTCGAAGAAGTTGTGTCATTGACCCGACAGTCGGGATACCGTCAATTTGAGGCTAGCGCTATCGGCAATATGGGGCTGTGCGAGTATCGTTTAGGTCACATGGACGAAGCAATCAAATATTACTCCAGGCAACTGGAGTTGGAGCGCAGAACCGGAGACCGAAGAGGCGAAGCAAATGCCCTGCGAAATATTGGGCTAGCATATGCAGGGATGAGCGAATCCCAAAAAGCCATTGACTACTATGAACGCAGTCTTGAGATTGCACTTGAAATCGGAGATTTAGCGGGAGAAGGAACTACATATGGAAATCTTGGCGGAGTCTATAGGAATTTGGGAGATAGTCAAAAAGCCCTAGATTACTATATGAAGCGGCTGGAAATTGCCGAAAAAGTTGGCGATGTACGTAGGCAGGCAATAGGGTATGGTGGAATTGGTAATCTTTATTTCGATGCGCGAAATCTGGATAAGGCATTGTATTACTATGAGAAAGCTTTTGCGATCGCGAAAGAAGTCGGCGACCGAAATGCTCAGGCAACTTGGGCCTGGAACATAGGTCTGATCCATGAACTGGCAGGAAATCTACAAAAGGCTACGGAGTACATTTCAATTACCGTGAATTTCGAGCTGGAAATCGGTCACGTTAATGCAAGACGCGACCAGGAATATCTGAAACGCCTTCAATACAAAACTTCGGAATCTAACCGCCAAAGCGAGGAATAA
- a CDS encoding helix-turn-helix domain-containing protein, translated as MDNELSDRQQAIKWRLAGRPVKEICGLLGRSPAWFHQWWRRYRMFGPNGLFDLTRANVQPRRISPELERIIVGIRQRLASQTHPGTRYSLIGASSILAELQVLHIHPLPSARTVERVLERNGETVPRVRLVPYLARSTYPKPQVTRTNQLHQVDAVGPLYLKGNRQRYYILACRDVYDGAVCLKLYRSRKMEVILDFLGECWKKLGIPEQVQFDNAREIVGWGPAARYLSRVLRLCLRFGVEPLLIPPGQPQHNGSIENLNGWFQPRLFQRYYSQVSTLRRELQRLEETVNTQHPRAQTGGRTPVQHRRRIKIRKLPPAYVIPTEPLQIAAGYITFFRQVTAHGKVHLLSQTFFVGKRLKGEYVKVRLDTKRAHLTVYRYGRIFKRWPYPFLKK; from the coding sequence ATGGACAACGAACTTTCCGATCGACAACAAGCGATCAAATGGCGTCTGGCAGGTCGTCCGGTCAAGGAGATCTGTGGGCTGCTAGGGCGCAGCCCGGCCTGGTTTCACCAGTGGTGGCGGCGGTATCGAATGTTTGGCCCCAATGGGCTGTTCGATCTGACACGCGCCAACGTGCAACCCAGGCGGATCTCACCCGAACTGGAACGAATCATTGTCGGAATTCGGCAGCGACTGGCTTCCCAGACACACCCCGGTACCCGCTACAGCCTCATTGGGGCCAGTTCGATTCTAGCCGAATTGCAGGTATTGCATATCCATCCCTTACCCAGCGCTCGCACGGTCGAGCGGGTACTGGAACGCAACGGGGAAACGGTTCCCCGGGTACGACTGGTTCCCTACCTGGCTCGCAGTACCTACCCGAAGCCACAAGTCACCCGCACCAATCAACTCCATCAGGTAGATGCGGTCGGTCCGCTCTATCTCAAAGGCAATCGACAGCGGTACTACATCCTTGCGTGCCGGGACGTCTACGATGGCGCTGTGTGCCTGAAATTGTACCGTTCCCGCAAAATGGAGGTCATTCTAGACTTCCTGGGCGAGTGCTGGAAGAAGCTCGGCATTCCCGAGCAGGTGCAGTTCGACAATGCCCGCGAGATCGTTGGCTGGGGTCCAGCTGCGCGCTATCTCTCCCGGGTGCTGCGTCTGTGCCTGCGTTTCGGTGTCGAACCCCTGCTAATTCCGCCCGGGCAGCCTCAACACAATGGCAGCATCGAAAACCTGAACGGGTGGTTCCAGCCACGTCTGTTCCAGCGCTATTACTCCCAGGTTTCTACCCTACGCCGCGAGTTGCAGCGTCTGGAGGAGACCGTCAATACCCAACACCCTCGAGCACAAACCGGCGGTCGCACGCCTGTCCAACATCGACGACGCATCAAGATCCGCAAGCTGCCACCCGCCTACGTCATCCCCACCGAACCCTTGCAGATCGCAGCAGGCTACATTACCTTCTTCCGACAGGTCACTGCTCATGGCAAGGTGCATCTCCTCAGCCAGACCTTCTTTGTCGGCAAGCGCCTGAAAGGAGAGTATGTTAAAGTGCGCCTCGATACAAAACGTGCGCACCTGACTGTCTATCGCTACGGTCGCATCTTCAAGCGTTGGCCGTACCCATTCTTGAAGAAGTAA